From a single Meles meles chromosome 21, mMelMel3.1 paternal haplotype, whole genome shotgun sequence genomic region:
- the CNPY4 gene encoding protein canopy homolog 4: MGPVRLGMLLFILAVYGAWVATPKEEDDDTERLPSKCEVCKLLSLELQEKLSRTGRSREVLELGQVLDTGKRKRHIPYSVSETRLEEALENVCDRILDYSVHAERKGSLRYAKGQSQTMATLKGLVQKGVKVDLGIPLELWDEPSVEVTFLKKQCETMLEEFEDVVGDWYFHHQEKPLQHFLCEGHVLPPAETACLQETWTGKEKITDGQEKTEGEEEQDPEEEEEEEEEERINTPGHSKHDPEDL, from the exons ATGGGACCTGTTCGGTTGGGGATGTTGCTTTTCATTTTGGCTGTGTATGGCGCTTGGGTTGCGACGCCGAAGGAGGAAGACGATGACACAGAACGCTTGCCCAGCAAATGTGAAG TGTGTAAactgctgagcctggagctgcAGGAAAAGCTGAGTCGCACTGGCCGATCTCGGGAGGtgctggagctggggcaggtgcTAGACACTGGCAAGAGAAAGAGGCACATCCCCTACAGTGTTTC AGAGACAAGGCTGGAAGAGGCCTTGGAGAATGTGTGCGACCGGATCCTGGATTACAGTGTTCACGCCGAGCGTAAGGGCTCACTGAGATATGCCAAG GGTCAGAGTCAGACCATGGCAACGCTGAAAGGTCTGGTGCAGAAGGGGGTGAAGGTGGACCTGGGGATCCCTCTGGAGCTGTGGGACGAGCCCAGCGTGGAAGTCACGTTCCTCAAGAAGCAG TGTGAGACAATGCTGGAGGAGTTCGAAGATGTCGTGGGAGACTGGTACTTCCATCATCAGGAAAAGCCCTTACAGCATTTTCTCTGTGAAGGTCATGTGCTCCCCCCTGCTGAAACTG CGTGTCTACAGGAAACTTGGACTGGAAAGGAAAAGATCACAGATGGGCAAGAGAagacagaaggggaggaggaacaagatccagaggaggaagaagaggaagaagaggaagagaggatcaACACACCAGGGCACTCCAAGCATGACCCAGAGGATCTTTGA